Below is a window of Streptomyces sp. WMMB303 DNA.
CGACCATGGACGGGTGATGGAGATTCCGCGCGGCAGTCTGGAAACGCAGACCTTCTACGAACAGGTCGGCGGCGAGGAGACGTTTCGACGGCTGGTGCACCGCTTCTACCAGGGGGTCGCCGAGGACCCCCTGCTGCGGCCCATGTATCCGGAGGAGGACCTGGGGCCGGCCGAGGAGCGGCTGGCGCTCTTCCTGATGCAGTACTGGGGCGGCCCCCGCACCTACAGCGACGCGCGGGGCCACCCGCGGCTGCGGATGCGGCACGCGCCCTTCACGGTGAACCGGGCCGCGCACGACGCCTGGCTACGGCACATGCGGGACGCGGTCGACAGCCTGGAGCTGCCCGCCCCGCTGGCGACCAAGCTCTGGGACTACCTGGTCTACGCCGCCGGCTCGCTGATCAACACCGCCGACTGACCGGCAGCGGCACGACGGCCGGGGCAGCACCCTCGGCGCGTTCCCGGCGGGCGCTGCTACGTAGGGCCCACCCGGTGCGGGTGGGCCCTACGCGCATGTTCCGAACCTTCCGAGCGCTCCGTACTTCCCGGCGGGCTTCCCCGGCGGCCGGAGCCGACGGTCACCCGGTGCCGGAAATACCGGATATACCGCTCACACCGGGGTGACGCTCAGCCCGCCGCCCGCTCCCGGACGCTCCCGACTGCGCACGGCCACCGACCCGTAGACGGTCCGCAGCCGCAGCCAGGCCCCCGACTCCAGCAGCGCCGCCGGATCCGTCCCGCGCAGGAAGCCGAGCGCGTGCGCCGCGTGCGCGGCGCGCAGCGGCAATTGCGTACGCCCCAGCGGCCGGGACCAGATCTCTTCGGCGAGCGCGTCCAGGGCCTGCCTGCCCCGGCGCTCGGGCGGCAGCTTCTCGGCCCGCTCCCGGAACTCACCGACCGCTGCGGCCGCCACCGACCCCACCGCGTCCACCGGCACCCGGGCGAACTCTTGCCAACCGCCGCGCGGCGGCAGCACACCCGCCCAGGACGGACCGGTCACGGCCTTCGGCACAGCGACGGCCTCCCGGTCCTCCTCGACGAGTTCCAGCAGCTCACCGGCGGCAACGGTCACATCGAGCTCCACCGGCTCCAGCAGCCGCCCGGTACGCACGGCCAGCACCTCGAAGCGGGCGGGCCTGGCGAACACCCCGGCCACCCCGCCGCCCGCCTGGATGCGCACCGCGGCGTTCTTCTCCCAGCGCACCAGCCGCTCCAGGAAGGCGGCGAGCCCCGCCGCCTCCCCGGGGTCGGCGAAGACCAGCCGGTCAGCCGCTGTGACTGTCATCGATGTACCCCTCCAGGAAGGAGCGCTCGGCGGCCGACAGCCGCCGCGGATAGCCCTCCTTCAGGTTGTACGGCACCACGACCGTCCGCGCCCGGACGAACGGGCCGCCCGCGGACACGGGGTCCGTGATCTCGTAGCCGAACGTCACCGACGCCGCGGTCAGCTTCACCACCCACGTCTCCACCGTGACCGGATCCGCCTGGTGGACCAGCTGCCGCAGATAGTCGATCTCGTGCCGCGCCACGACGGTGCCGCCCGTGAACGCCTCCGGGTCCGTCTCCCGCGCCGCCCGGGTCAGGAAATCGATCCGGGCCTCCTCCAGATAGCGGAGGTAGACGACGTTGTTGACGTGCCCGAAGGCGTCCATGTCCGACCAGCGCAGCGGACACCGGTAGCTGTGCCGCACGCGCTCAGCTCCGGGTGAGCTTCTTGTAGGTCGCGCGGTGCGGACGCGCCGCGTCCGGCCCCAGCCGCTCGATCTTGTTCTTCTCGTAGGACTCGAAGTTGCCCTCGAACCAGAACCACTTGCTCTCGCCCTCGTAGGCGAGGATGTGGGTGGCCACCCGGTCCAGGAACCAGCGGTCGTGGGAGACGACCACGGCACAGCCCGGGAAGTCCAGCAGCGCGTTCTCCAACGAGGAGAGCGTCTCCACATCCAGGTCGTTGGTCGGCTCGTCCAGCAGCAGCAGGTTGCCGCCCTGCTTGAGGGTGAGCGCCAGGTTCAGCCGGTTACGCTCACCGCCGGAGAGCACACCCGCGGGCTTCTGCTGGTCCGGGCCCTTGAACCCGAACGCGCTCACATAGGCGCGCGACGGCATCTCGACCTGGCCGACGTTGATGTAGTCCAACTCGTCGGAGACGACCGCCCACAGCGTCTTCTTCGCGTCGATGTTCGCGCGGCTCTGGTCGACGTAGGAGATCTTGACCGTGTCCCCGACCTTGATCGACCCGGAGTCGGCCCCCTCCAGCCCCTGGATCATCTTGAACAGCGTGGTCTTGCCCGCACCGTTCGGGCCGATCACGCCCACGATCCCGTTCCGCGGCAGCGTGAAGGACAGGTCGTCGATGAGCACCTTGTCACCGAACGCCTTGCTGAGGTTCTCCACCTCGACGACCACGTTGCCCAGCCGCGGCCCCGGCGGGATCTGGATCTCCTCGAAGTCCAGCTTCCGGGTCTTCTCCGCCTCGGCGGCCATCTCCTCGTACCGGGTCAGCCGCGCCCGCGACTTGGCCTGCCGCCCCTTGGCGTTGGAGCGGACCCACTCCAGCTCCTCCTTGAGGCGCTTCTGCCGCTTGGCGTCCTTCTGGCCCTCCACCTTGAGGCGGGACTGCTTCTTCTCCAGGTACGTGGAGTAGTTGCCCTCGTAGCCGATGGCACGGCCGCGGTCCAGCTCCATGATCCAGCCGGCCACGTTGTCCAGGAAGTAGCGGTCGTGGGTGATGGCCACGACGGTGCCCGGGTACTTGGCCAGGTGCTGCTCCAGCCACTGCACCGACTCGGCGTCCAGGTGGTTGGTCGGCTCGTCCAGCAGCAGCAGGTCGGGCTGCTCCAGCAGCAGCTTGCAGAGCGCGACGCGGCGCTTCTCACCACCGGAGAGGTTGGTGACCGGCCAGTCGCCGGGCGGGCAGCCCAGCGCGTCCATGGCCTGCTCGAGCTGCGCGTCCAGATCCCAGGCGTTCGCGTGGTCGAGCTTCTCCTGGAGCTTGCCCATCTCCTCCATCAGCTCGTCGGTGTACTCGGTCGCCATCTGCTCGGCGATCTGGTTGAACCGGTCGAGCTGCTGCTTGGTCTCCGCGACACCGTCCTGGACGTTCTCCAGCACCGTCTTGGACTCGTCCAGCGGCGGCTCCTGCAGCAGGATGCCCACGGTGTAGCCCGGCGACAGCATCGCGTCACCGTTGGAGGGCTGCTCCAGACCCGCCATGATCTTGAGCACGGTGGACTTGCCCGCGCCGTTGGGGCCCACGACACCGATCTTCGCGCCGGGCAGGAAGCTCAAGGTGACGTCGTCGAGGATCACCTTGTCGCCGTGCGCCTTGCGCGCCTTGCGCATGGTGTAGATGTACTCAGCCAAGAGGAACCGTCCGGCAATCTGTAGGTAGTCGTACGCGGCCAGGCCGCGCGGGTCGTCATGCGGCAGCGGGCCGCGGGTTGAGTGCGGCCGCTCCAGCTAAGGCATACGCCCTCCATCTTGCCGCACCCGGGCCCCGGGCCGGAAACCGCACCTGCGCCCGGCACCGCGGAGCACACCGGTTCCGGCCGGACGCAGCCGCCCCGGACACGGGGCGCGGGAGCTGGACGGCGCCGGGGCCGCGGAGGCCGCAGCCCGGCTTCCGCGGCCGCCTCAGCCGCGGCGACGCACGATCCGGAGCGTGGTCACTCCCACGGCCAGCAGCGCGATGGCCACGGCGGCGAACAAGCGGGTGCCCCCGCCACCACCGGTCTCCGCCAGGTCACCGTCCGACGCCGGGACACTGCCACCCCCCACCGTCGCGGGCCGCTCGACCGTGGCGGGCGCGTTCTGCCGGGTCACCCCGCCACCGGCGGCGGCGGTCGTGCAGTCGAGAACCCCGCTGAACGTCTTCCGGTACCCGTGCGGTCCGCGCACCGGGATCCGGTACGGCTGGTCCTCCGCCACCGGGACCGTGACGGTGCCGTGCTCGCCGCCCGCGATGTCCTCACGCTGCTTGCCGACCCGCAGCGGGAAGGAGGAGTCGCCACCGTTGGAGACGGTGATGTCCACCCCGGAGTCGGCACAGTTCTCCCTCGCCGTGGCGGCGGGAGCAGGCCCGCGCTCGGCCCAGTTGACCGTGGCGGTGGCGGAGACGGTGGACTGGCTCGACCCGGCCAGGATCTGCGCCTGCCCCCGGCCCCGCTCACCGGAGCCGGTGAACACCCGGCCCAGCGGCACCTTCGTGGCGACCTGCGCGGTCAGCGACCCCTTACCGGCCTCCACCCCCTCGGGCAGCTCGAAGTAGAGCTTCGTCCCGTTGCGCGCCGTACGGACCCGCTTCCCTTCCCGGTCGACGATCCGCATCCCCTGGGAGGCGGCATGCGGTCCGGGCGCCACGCTCACCGCGGCGGCGTTCGTGCGCACGGTCACCGGGCCGGGACGCTCGTCGGCGCGGCCGGAGACCTCCGCCCTGTCGAACGTGAGGGACGCGCCCGGCTCGGACATCGACCGGGCCTTGTCCACGAGATGGTCGGCGAGCTGCTGGGCGGCGGGGTCGGTGGCGGTGATGTGGGGCGGCTCCGGGGGCCCCTCCCCCCTCCCCCCGCCCCTCGAAGTCCCGCTCGCGCCGCTTTCGGCCAGCCGCCAGATCGCGACCTGGGTGCCCGCCGCCGCGGTCTGCGGGGTGAGCCGCTCGGCCCCCGCCGACTTCGCCAGCGCCTGGAGATCGTTGCGTCGCGGATAGGAGTGCTCGACTGTCCAGCGGATCTTCCCGGAGTTGCGATTGCCGGACAGCGACGAGGTCTGCCACTCCCCCTCCGCGTAACGCGACTGCTCCTGTGCCGGGTTGAGCACGTCGAGTCCGTATGTCTGCAGCGTGCCGCCCCCGTCGACGGACATCTCGAAGAGCCCGGCACCGACCGTCTGCCTCTCTCCCTCGGCGGCGACGACCGCCCGGCCGTGCGTGCGGAGGCCGTCGAGCGTGGCCACCGCTCCGCTGTGCTGCTCGGGCCCTCCGTCGGCGAACGCCCCACCCGCGTCGTTTCCGGTGGTGGCCCTGGCCGGAGCCGCGGCCGCCGGGCCGACGGCACCCGCCGTGCCTGTCGCGCACAGCGCGGTGGCCGCCGCGACGACGGTGAGCCGACGGGCCGCACGCGCCCGTACAGAAGTCATGGTCTTCCCCTCTTGGCGGACTCTCCCCCGGTCGCGTCGTCCGCGAGCCGCCGGTCCACCGCAAAGCTCTGAACCCCCTGGTCAGTACGCGTGGGATGGTAAGGAGCAAAACGCCACGGGATCCCCACGATTCACGGTGGCCACACATTCCGACTCGGAATCGTTATCGCCGAATCCGACGGACCGGGACGATCACGACGCGCCGCGCTGACCTGGAACGCCGTCCTCCGCCAGCGCTCCGGGCAGGAGTTCACCCTCTGGTACGGCCTCCTCCGGCACGGATTCGGAACCCGGCGTGCCGACCCCGTCACCCGGCGCCCCGAAGGGCGGTGGTCCTGCCGCAGCCACCGGGGGCCAGGCCGGGGCGGGGCCACGGGTGAGCTCCGGGTTCGCGCGAGACGCCCGCACGAACGCCGAGGTGCCGCGCGTCAGATCGTGCCCCACCGTCGCCGCGAGCAACTCGGCCGACAGATACCGGCGCCCGTCCCGCTCGCCCTCCACGACGCGCAACTGACCCCGGACGATGACGGGTTCACCGCGGGCGACGGACGAGGCGAGATGGCCGGCCAGCCCCCGCCAGGCCCAGACCGTGTAGAAGCTGGTGGAGGCGTCCGCCCAGCGCTGGTGCTGTTTGTCGAACCGCCGGACCGTACTGGCCAGCCGGAACCTGGCGACCGGAAGCCCGGACGGCGAGGTCCAGTGGTCGACCTTCGTCGCCACGTTGCCGGTAACCGTCACATAGGTCTCGTTCATGCGTCTCCCCCTGCTCGCTGCCGATTGCCGCCGGTGCTCCGCCGGGCCCGTCGTCACGAGGACGGCGGCGGTCCGGCGGAGCACCACCGGGTGCCCGAGCGCGGCGGCCCTCGGTGCGACCGCCGTTCCGCGGTCCCGTCGGGGGCCGCCGCAGGCCGGTCGCCCTCGGTGCCGTCGTGCGGGTTCCAGAGTGGGGGGAGAAGGGCGGGCGTGGGGAAAGAGGGATTCAGCTGTGGATTACTCGGAGGTTGTGCACAACTCGGTCACACCGGTGGATGGCCCTGTGGTGTCGGTACCGGCGCCGACACCGGCCCCTCGCCCCCCGGTGTCCGACGCGGCCGAATCACCGGAACCGCCACAACCGGCCGGAGCGCTCCGGTCTCCGTGCTTGAACGGGTCTCGCGGGCCGCCCGCGGAGATTCCCGCTCCGCGGCCGTCCACGCCGCCGGCCGGCCCTCCGGCGGCAGAACCACTCCGGGCTCCGACGACCGCAGCGCCCTGCGAACCGATCCAGGCCTCCGCCGGCCGCTCCTCCACGACCGAGTCGACCGCACCGGCGGCGATGGCGTACTGCTCCCGCACCTGGCGGTACCGCAGCAGCTCGGCGGCCACCGGCTCCAGCACCCGCGTCCCTCCGCAGCAGGCCGCCAACTGGCGCAGGTGCCGCTCCTCCGCCAGGCCATAGGTCCGGGCCGGACCCCGCGCGGCGCGGCGACACGCCCAGGCGAGCCCGGGGCCGGCGAGGGTGGCGGCCGCGAGGAGAACGCAGGGCAGCAGTGCGGTGCGGTCGAACCCGTGGGCGACGATGGCGACGACAGCCACCCACACGGCTCCGGCCGCCTGGAGGGCGAACAGCAGCCACTGCCCCGCGAATGCGGCGGTGTGCCAGGTAGGACGCGGTACGCGTACCCCGGAACCCGCGGTCCGGTCCGCGTCCGGTGACGGCCCGCCCGTATCCGGGGACGACCCGCCCGCCTCCGGGAACGGACCGGCGATGTCACGCGACGGCCCGGCCAGGTCGCGCACGGGTCCGTCGGATGCCGCGGCCGTCCACCGGGGTGCCCCGTCGAGTGCCGGGGAGGCGGTCGCTCCCCGCATCCCGGAGCCGGCGTCCGGACCGTCCGCAGGAACGTCGGCGCCGCCGTCGGCGCCGAACTGCGGGCCACGCGGGCGGCCGGGGTCGCTCGCGGCGCGGGGGGCCGGAGCGCCGGGGGCGGACTGCTGACCGGGCACGGCCGCTGCGGTGGCGGATGCGGGCTTGGCCGCCTGCGGCGTCTCCGTTCCGTAGGGGAAGTCCGTCAGCGAGGCCGTGATGGCGGCTGTCCGCTGCGCGTCCGGTCCGGCGGAGCAGGCTTCCATGACCTGGTCCAGGGCCTCGGGCAGACCGGCGGCCCCGCGGCGGGCCGACTCGCGGACGGTGTGCGCCCAGGCGTCGGGCAGACCGCTCGCAGCCGCGTCCGCCAGCTCCCGCACGGCCTGGGCGACCACCGGCCGTGCGGCCAGCGGCTGCTGGAGGGTGTCGCGGCGGACGCGGGCACCGGCGGTGGAACCGTCCGGCTGTTCCCCGGCCCCCGCCCCGGCCCACTCGCCGCGCTCCGAAGTCGGCCTGGAGGCGTACCAGCGCAGCGCGCGCACCCAGGGGATGCCGGAGGAGTGCTCTGCCTGCCGCAGCCACGCCCGTTCCGCGGCCTGGCCCGCTGCCGCCGCGCCCACGGCGACGGCGAGCCGGTCCTCGAAGTCCTCGCGGGCGCGCTCGCTCAACCCGACGGGCCCGCCCTCGGCGCCCACTCCCGGCTCGGTGTAGACGGGACGCAGCCGGTCCATGGCGCCGTCCAGATCGGCGGTCAGCCGCAGGACCGCGGCCCGCTGCTGCGCGACGAACTCGCCGAGCTCCTCGCGCAGCACGTCGATGCCCTCGTGTGTCAGTGCCGAGGCGGACAGCACGGCCGCGCCCGGTTCGCCGTGCTCGCCCAGCGCCATGCCGTCCTCGTCCAGCAGCCGCCGCAGGTCGTCCAGCACGGCGTCGACGGAGTCGCGGGTGAGCCGGTCGGTCTGGTTGAGGACGACGAAGGTGACCTCGGCGTGTCCGGCGAGGCGGCGCAGGTAGTCCTCGTGCAGCAGCGCGTCCGCGTACTTCTCCGGGTCCACCACCCACACCACCGCGTCGACCAGCTCCAGCATCCGGTCGACCTGCTCGCGGTGGCCCGGGGCGGCGGAGTCGTGGTCGGGCAGGTCGACGAGGATGAGGCCGCTCAGCGTGCCGTCGTGCGTGCGGTGGCGGGCGTGCTGCGGAATGCCGAGCCTGTCGAGGAGCCCGTCGGGGCTGCCGTCGCTGTAGCGTCCCGCTTCCCAGGTGCAGGCCACCGGTGCGGCAGTGGTGGGGCGGCGCATCCCCACCTCGGAGAGCCGGCCGCCGGTGAGTGCGTTGAACAGCGACGACTTTCCGCTGCCTGTCGCGCCCGCCAGGGCGACGGTCGTGTAGGAGCGGGGCAGCCCCCTGCGGGTGGCCGCCTCGTCCAGCACGGTGCCCGCCTCGGCGAGCACGTCGGCGTCCAGCCGGGTGCGCGACAGCCCGACGAGTTCGCGCAGGGCGCCGAGCCGCTGACGCAGGACGCTCTCCCCCGCGTCGCACCGCGGGTCCCGGCGGATGTCTCGGCGGAGGTCCCGGCCGACGTCCTTCCGGTCGTGCCGGTCGCGCTGCTCGTTCCGGTCGTGCTGCTCGTTCCGGGTGTTCCGGACGGGAGCAGTGTCCGTATTCCGTCGCGTGGCGCTTCCTCCGGCTCCGACGTCGCGGAGTGCACTTCCCGCGAGGTCCTGGGCGCAGCTCCCTTCGGCACGCCGGGTGGAGTCCTCGAGGCCGCCGCGGGGCGCGGCGGCCGCCGTGCCACCGTCCGGTTCCGGGTGCGGCCTGAGCGGCTGCCGGTGCGGGCGCTCCTCGGGCTCGGGGACGGGGGGTTCCGGCCACACGTGCGTGCGGCCGGAGACGTCCTCGGTGGCCGCGCGGGGCGCCTGGGCGGCCGAGGAGGACGGTGTCTCTCGCACAGCAGAAGCCGGCTCCGGCACCGCAGGAGCGGGAGCGGGCTCCGGTACGGCAGGAGGAGCGGGCTCCGGTACAGCCGCTGTGGGCACCCGCTCGGCGTCGGCCGGGTGTGGTTCGGGGGCGGCGCCGGGGTCGGGGGCGGGGGCGGGGTCGGGGGCGCGCGGGGGCTCGGGCCAGGACGTGCCGCGCCAGGGCGGCGTCGCGGCGCATCCCGGGCGGGGGTGTTCCGCTCCGCGGGCCGGGGGCTCCGTCGCCGAGGTGTGGCTGCGGGGGTTGGGAGCCCGCGGGCCGGCCTCCGGTGCGACGGCACGCTCGGGGCGGACGGGAGGGCCGGGCGGCACGGAGGGCTCGGGGCGTGCGACGGGTCGGGACGGCTCGGCGGCTCCGGCCGGCGCCGCACGCCCGGTCGGCTCGGCTGCTCCGGCGGGGTCGGTGCCTCCGACCGGCCGGCCCGGCTCGGTCGCCTGACCCTGCTGGGCCTGCTGGGCCGGGGGCGCAGGCGGGGCGGGCGCGGCGGGAGCGGGGGGCTCGGCCTGCGCGGCAGGCGGGGCGGCGCGCTCCGCGCGTGCCCTGCGGGCGATGACGCCGTCGTCCCATCCGCAATCCGGTGCGGCGGCCCGGGCGTGCGCGTCCTGCGGCTCGTCCTCGCGGTGCGCGGTGCCACTGTCACCCGGCAGGTCGCGGCAGTCGTGACCAGGAGGGTGCTCTGCGGCCGCTGTCTCGGGGGCCAGGACCGCCTGCGCCTGCGCCGCCGGGACAGCCACCGCTTCGCGAGGATCAGGAGCCCCCTGGCGTCCCCGTTCCACCGACCCGCCGACCCCGTCAGACGCACCGGATGAACCGGATCCACCGGCTTCGGCGGCTTCGGCGGGTCCGCCCGGCTCGCATGGCGCGGGTCCTCCAGGTCCGTCCGGGCCTTCCGGCCTGCCCGGTACGCGTCCGCCTTCGGGCGCGCCGTCGAGCGGGGCCTCCGACTGCTGGCGCGGCAGTTCCGCCGCCGCGACCTGGCCGTGGCCCTCGGGTCCGTCCGGGCCGCTCCGCGCGGGGGGCTCCTGGGGCGGCTGCTGTTCGTCCAGGCTCAGCTCCAGTTGCCCTTTGCCGGGCTCGCTGTGCGGGCTGCTCCAGCCGTCGGGCCAACTGCCGGACCAGCGCTCGGGCGGCTCGCCCGCTCCGGGGTTGGTGGCATCGGTGGATGTCACTGCTGTCACCTCTCCATGTGCGCGCTCTGCAGGCCGCGCGCGGCGTTCTCCGTACCGAGCGGTGCGCGCGTGGGCGGGAATTCGCGGGCGGTCACGTCCGTCCTGCTCTGCTCCTGAGGGCCGCCCCGTGCGTCCTCCGGCCGCTGCGGCCGGTGGAGTTCCCGCAACCGGTGCGGCTCGTGGAGCCCGTGCGTTCTGGTGAGCTTGTCCAGCACCGAGAACGCGGCGATCAGTTCCATCTGCGGTTCGGGGCCGGCGTCGAGTTCCGCCAGGGGGACCAGGCGCAGGTCGCGCTCCCCGTCCAGGACGCGCCTCACGCAGTGCTCCAGCAGCTCCGCGCACTGCTCGCGCAGCTCGTGGGCAGCCTCCTCGCCGAGCAGGTCCTCGAGTGCGTCATCGGCGCCCGCGACCCGCACCCCGCCGAGCAGGGAGGCGGCCAGCAGTCCGGCCACGTGCTCGGCGTCCTCCTCGCCGCACGAGGCACGGCCTGCCGCGCGGGTCTCCTCCTCGGCCAGCTCCTCGACGCAGCGGCGCCATCGGCGCACCATCACGCCGATCCGGCCGACGGCCTCGTCGCGTTCGCTCTGGCCGCCGGAGAGGAGCCGGCCGCAGCCCTCCAGACCCGGTACGCCTCGGCGCAGTTCGGCGATCCGTTCGTCGGCGGCGGCGACCGCGCCGGACAGCAGTGCGGTCAGGCCCTCGGCGAAGGCGTCGAACAGTTCTTCGCCGTCGCTGTCGGTGGGGAAGCTGCGCCAGTGCTCGGCGACGTCGCCCGCCAGCAGTTCACCGTCGGCGATGCGGGTGCGCAGCCGCTGTCCGGCGGTCCCGTAGGCGTTCTCGATGTACCGGGTGAGTCGCTCGGCTGCCGCGTGCTGCGCCGCGGAGGAACCGGCCAGGGCCGTGATGCGCGGGCGCAGCGAGGCGAGCGTCCCGTCGGCGGTGCGGCTGGCGGCTGCGTACCGGGCGTCGGCGTCCTGGGCGTGCTCCTCCAGCCAGTCGCGCAGTCCGCTGACGGCGGAGACGGGCAGCAGCCCGGATCCGCCCGCCGATTCGGGCAGTTCCGGGATGGTGAAGCAGGGGATCCTCCCGAGCCCCGCCCGGTCGAGGAGCAGCCCGTACTGCGTCGTGACCTCGGCGGCCATCTGGTGCGGCACCCGGTCGAGGACGGTGGCGAGGGTGACGTCGTACTCCTTGGCGGTGCGCAGCAGGTGCCAGGGGATGGCGTCGCCGTAGCGCGCGGCGGTGGTGACGAGCACCCAGATGTCGGCGGCGCAGACCAGTTCGGCGGCCAGGTCCCGGTTGTGCGCGACGAGGGAGTCGATGTCGGGCGCGTCGAGCAGCGCGAGGCCGGGGGGCAGGCCGCTGTCGGTCTCGACCCGGAGGACGCGCGGCGGCTCGTCCGGGTCGGTGTCCCACTCGTACTCCCACTCCGCACCGGCCGCGGCGTCCCGGCCCGGGCTCCGGCGGGGGTCCCAGTCGGTGGCCCAGGCGCTGTCCCAGTCGGTGGCACGGTCGGCCGGCCGGCCGGCGAACCGGTCGCCGCTCTCCGCGGCACCGGCCGGATCGCCGGAGCTGCCGGGCGTGTCGTGCGGGCCCGGGGCGCCCGGTCCGCCGAAGGCGCCGGGAGCGGCGCCCATGCCGGGCGCGGCGGGCGTCCCGGGCGGGTCCTGCCGGGGGGTCCAGGCCCGGTCCAGGCGGGGCAGCACCCGCTGTCCGACGAACCAGCCCCGGTCGTCCGGATGACAGACCAGCACAGGTGTGCGGGTCGTGGGCCGCAGTACGCCCGCCTCGCTGACCTTGCGCCCCACCAGGGAGTTGACCAGCGTCGACTTGCCCGCCCCGGTCGAACCGCCGATCACCGCGAGGAGCGGCGCCTCGGGGGTGCGTACGCGCGGGACGAGGTAGTCGTCGAGCTGGGCCAGCAGCTCGTCCCGGGACTGCCGGGCGCGCTCGGCGCCCGGCAGCGGGAGAGGAAAGCGCGCGGCTGCGACGCGCTCACGGAGTGCGGTGAGCGCGTCGAGCAGTTCAAGCCGTACGTCCAAGATCGCCACATAGGGCAGAATGCCCAATTTTGCGGCAGTTTTGAAGCTTATCCACGGTTGCGAGCGAGGAAAATGTGTAGTTTCAGTACTGAAAGACCACTTTTGAACCCGTTCACCCCGCATGGCCCACCTGCCACCCAGCCGCCCCCATAACGACTACGCAACACCCGCAACCCACACGGCCAAAACCGCTGCGTGAATCGCACCCGCCTGCGATTATCGGGACCGCTTCACGGAACCTCCACATAGCGTCGCGGCCGTGGAGCGAACAGGACGAGCCGCCAGGCCCCCTATCCTTGACACCGCCGGTCACGGGGGGCGGCGAGCCCGCCCACCCGCGACGGAGGACGGCCCCCGTAGCTCAGTGGATAGAGCAGGCGCCTTCTAAGCGCTTGGCCGCAGGTTCGAGTCCTGCCGGGGGCGCCCGCTCAAGGGCCGGCCGGCGGTCGGCGTCGCAGCCCGCCGGGCCGGCCCCGACCCGGCCCAGCCCGGCGCGCAGGCGGCACAGCTCTCCCACCCTCCTCCCCGCGGGTCGGTCCCTGCCGCACGCATCGGCCTGTCAGGCGGAAAGACATCCAATCCGCCGAACGGATGACACTCCGGTTCCGCATCCGAAAGATCGGCCCCGGCCCAGCCGTGACGGGCCCCGACGTCTCGGGCAACTGACTGAACCACAGGCCGGACGTGAGCGGTCACGACTCGGAGGGCCACTCAAGTGCGTCCGGCGGCGGATCGAGTATGGCATTGCGAGCCGCAAGCGCGAGAGCGCTCTGAGCGCCGAGAGACAGTCCGATCCGGTTCCAGTGGAAGATGACGTGGTAGGCCAAGACCCGGCGGATGCCTCGATCGAGAACGCCTGCCGTTATGCCTTCCTTGAGTGCGTTTCCCGCGTGCCGGAAGGCCGCGGCCCATTCGGCAACCGGGTGCAGAAGGGCCCCTTTGCCGAATACTGGACCGTCCGGGCTCGTGTCGCTGACCAGGAGTTGCCGGATCTGCCGGGTCATTCCCTCAAGGCGGTCTTCGAGGACCTTGCCCGTGGCGGAGCGGTGCTCCTCATTGATGACGCGGTCCCAGACGTCTCCTTGTTCCTGCCACTCCAGGCCCGCGGCCCGCATCATGACCGTGCACAGGAGCACGGACAGTTCACGGCGGCCGAGGGGCACGTCGGTGCGGCCGTCGCGCGACAGGATGTGAT
It encodes the following:
- a CDS encoding GTPase; translated protein: MTSTDATNPGAGEPPERWSGSWPDGWSSPHSEPGKGQLELSLDEQQPPQEPPARSGPDGPEGHGQVAAAELPRQQSEAPLDGAPEGGRVPGRPEGPDGPGGPAPCEPGGPAEAAEAGGSGSSGASDGVGGSVERGRQGAPDPREAVAVPAAQAQAVLAPETAAAEHPPGHDCRDLPGDSGTAHREDEPQDAHARAAAPDCGWDDGVIARRARAERAAPPAAQAEPPAPAAPAPPAPPAQQAQQGQATEPGRPVGGTDPAGAAEPTGRAAPAGAAEPSRPVARPEPSVPPGPPVRPERAVAPEAGPRAPNPRSHTSATEPPARGAEHPRPGCAATPPWRGTSWPEPPRAPDPAPAPDPGAAPEPHPADAERVPTAAVPEPAPPAVPEPAPAPAVPEPASAVRETPSSSAAQAPRAATEDVSGRTHVWPEPPVPEPEERPHRQPLRPHPEPDGGTAAAAPRGGLEDSTRRAEGSCAQDLAGSALRDVGAGGSATRRNTDTAPVRNTRNEQHDRNEQRDRHDRKDVGRDLRRDIRRDPRCDAGESVLRQRLGALRELVGLSRTRLDADVLAEAGTVLDEAATRRGLPRSYTTVALAGATGSGKSSLFNALTGGRLSEVGMRRPTTAAPVACTWEAGRYSDGSPDGLLDRLGIPQHARHRTHDGTLSGLILVDLPDHDSAAPGHREQVDRMLELVDAVVWVVDPEKYADALLHEDYLRRLAGHAEVTFVVLNQTDRLTRDSVDAVLDDLRRLLDEDGMALGEHGEPGAAVLSASALTHEGIDVLREELGEFVAQQRAAVLRLTADLDGAMDRLRPVYTEPGVGAEGGPVGLSERAREDFEDRLAVAVGAAAAGQAAERAWLRQAEHSSGIPWVRALRWYASRPTSERGEWAGAGAGEQPDGSTAGARVRRDTLQQPLAARPVVAQAVRELADAAASGLPDAWAHTVRESARRGAAGLPEALDQVMEACSAGPDAQRTAAITASLTDFPYGTETPQAAKPASATAAAVPGQQSAPGAPAPRAASDPGRPRGPQFGADGGADVPADGPDAGSGMRGATASPALDGAPRWTAAASDGPVRDLAGPSRDIAGPFPEAGGSSPDTGGPSPDADRTAGSGVRVPRPTWHTAAFAGQWLLFALQAAGAVWVAVVAIVAHGFDRTALLPCVLLAAATLAGPGLAWACRRAARGPARTYGLAEERHLRQLAACCGGTRVLEPVAAELLRYRQVREQYAIAAGAVDSVVEERPAEAWIGSQGAAVVGARSGSAAGGPAGGVDGRGAGISAGGPRDPFKHGDRSAPAGCGGSGDSAASDTGGRGAGVGAGTDTTGPSTGVTELCTTSE
- a CDS encoding dynamin family protein; protein product: MAILDVRLELLDALTALRERVAAARFPLPLPGAERARQSRDELLAQLDDYLVPRVRTPEAPLLAVIGGSTGAGKSTLVNSLVGRKVSEAGVLRPTTRTPVLVCHPDDRGWFVGQRVLPRLDRAWTPRQDPPGTPAAPGMGAAPGAFGGPGAPGPHDTPGSSGDPAGAAESGDRFAGRPADRATDWDSAWATDWDPRRSPGRDAAAGAEWEYEWDTDPDEPPRVLRVETDSGLPPGLALLDAPDIDSLVAHNRDLAAELVCAADIWVLVTTAARYGDAIPWHLLRTAKEYDVTLATVLDRVPHQMAAEVTTQYGLLLDRAGLGRIPCFTIPELPESAGGSGLLPVSAVSGLRDWLEEHAQDADARYAAASRTADGTLASLRPRITALAGSSAAQHAAAERLTRYIENAYGTAGQRLRTRIADGELLAGDVAEHWRSFPTDSDGEELFDAFAEGLTALLSGAVAAADERIAELRRGVPGLEGCGRLLSGGQSERDEAVGRIGVMVRRWRRCVEELAEEETRAAGRASCGEEDAEHVAGLLAASLLGGVRVAGADDALEDLLGEEAAHELREQCAELLEHCVRRVLDGERDLRLVPLAELDAGPEPQMELIAAFSVLDKLTRTHGLHEPHRLRELHRPQRPEDARGGPQEQSRTDVTAREFPPTRAPLGTENAARGLQSAHMER
- a CDS encoding thiopeptide-type bacteriocin biosynthesis protein, yielding MGRAVLDVIAGQSVDDVAQKAGMEPIALADAVEVFEQAGHTALARHELLRTGWWQFYVEFSEWAHAEQTAATHIAPLLARLEKHGVVSLWWFIRKHPCWRLRLYGGPQPQVRTELGAQLDELVKAGRLSRWWPGIYEPETAAFGGTAGMLNAHHLFTADSHHILSRDGRTDVPLGRRELSVLLCTVMMRAAGLEWQEQGDVWDRVINEEHRSATGKVLEDRLEGMTRQIRQLLVSDTSPDGPVFGKGALLHPVAEWAAAFRHAGNALKEGITAGVLDRGIRRVLAYHVIFHWNRIGLSLGAQSALALAARNAILDPPPDALEWPSES